Proteins from a single region of Abyssalbus ytuae:
- a CDS encoding lamin tail domain-containing protein: protein MSTCSYFNKFVVALLLIPLFSCTTDDVAPALVDITTSETDLSEANGNITLSVTLNTPAGSQTTIPLTIGGSATLDTDYTLSSPQIVINSGASSGEVTLTSIQDNEVEGVETIEISIGNTGNILLLGNHQLTISLLDDDSDTDNDGVLDADDECPETPGEINNNGCPYLGFLINEVLYDPPGDLPGDANGDGTRDANGDEFIEFFNSGPELDLSGYKIYDTSALNDDVPRHEFPSGTIVPVNGVIVVFGSGTPTGDFGGAIVQTASGGQINMSNSNDTVTVTDPDGNVVLTLTVPLGDDDDQSYTRNPDLTGEFVPHSGITEANGALFSPGTKIDGSSF from the coding sequence ATGAGTACCTGTTCCTATTTTAATAAATTTGTCGTTGCTTTACTTTTAATTCCCCTGTTTTCTTGTACAACCGATGATGTGGCTCCGGCCTTGGTTGATATTACTACATCCGAAACAGATTTAAGTGAAGCAAACGGCAATATTACATTGTCGGTTACATTAAACACACCGGCCGGTTCACAAACCACCATCCCCCTTACTATTGGTGGTTCTGCCACGTTAGATACCGATTACACCTTGTCCTCACCTCAAATAGTAATTAACAGCGGAGCCAGTTCAGGTGAGGTGACCCTTACTTCAATTCAGGATAATGAAGTTGAAGGAGTAGAAACTATCGAAATTAGTATCGGAAATACCGGAAATATACTTTTGCTCGGTAATCATCAGCTTACAATCTCCCTTTTGGATGATGATTCTGATACTGACAATGACGGAGTATTGGATGCCGATGACGAATGTCCCGAAACTCCTGGTGAAATTAATAATAACGGGTGTCCGTATCTTGGATTTTTAATTAACGAAGTTCTATACGATCCACCTGGTGATTTACCCGGAGATGCCAATGGTGACGGAACCCGAGACGCCAATGGAGATGAATTTATTGAGTTTTTCAATTCAGGGCCTGAACTGGATTTAAGCGGATATAAAATATACGATACAAGTGCTCTTAACGACGACGTACCACGACACGAATTCCCATCCGGCACCATCGTGCCAGTTAACGGAGTAATAGTAGTGTTTGGTAGCGGAACCCCAACCGGAGACTTTGGCGGTGCCATTGTACAAACAGCTTCAGGAGGGCAAATAAACATGAGTAATTCAAATGATACAGTTACTGTTACCGACCCGGACGGAAATGTAGTGCTAACTTTAACTGTGCCACTTGGAGATGATGATGATCAATCATATACCAGAAACCCTGATTTAACAGGTGAATTTGTACCTCACTCCGGTATTACAGAAGCAAATGGGGCACTTTTTTCACCCGGAACTAAAATTGATGGTTCATCATTCTAA